CGCGAATTTGCATTGCTGGACGGCCGGTTGAGCGAAGAGGAGCAGGCTCAAATTGAAACGCCAATACAAGAGTTGCCCGCTAATCTTGAAACCACCAATGAGATTTTGCTGGCAACGCTTGTCTCTTTGAACGAGGAAAAAGAAAACAATCCCGTCAATGAGTCCGGCAGTTTTGATTTCAATGAGTTCTTATCGTCTCCCGCAGAAGAGCTTGAACCAGAACCGCCGGCACTCGAAATCGATGGGTGGGTTGCCGAAGAAACGTTCAACGGTGAATCGCAAGCGGCGCAAACGGAGGCTCGAAAGCCCGAAGAAGGTTCACTTGACTCCGCCGAGGAAGACAGCGCGGCCAGCTCGGAATCGGAACTTGCCCGGGTTTTTGCTGAGCGAGATCATCTTGCCGCCGAAACCACTTCGCCGCAGGAGTTGCCGCCCGCGCGCGAAACCGAAATAGAAGCGCCGGAATTTGAGAATTTTGTGCCAGAAGCTGAGGCCGATGATCGGACTGCTGTAAATACCACGACACTGCCGGCAGGCGCGCTCGAACAGCAGGATGACGAAAACGAAGAGGAAAACTCTCAACGTACGCCCGGCTTTGTTCCGGTTGCGGCAATGTCGCTTCTCGATACGCCGGAGCGGCCAGAAAGTCAAACGCCCGCAGAATCTTCCTTCGGTAGCCAGGACAAAGAGATTTTGCGTGCGGATGCGCAAGATGGCTCTGTGCCTGCGCGCATCGAGAACGAGCAGCGACCTGAAAGCTCTGCGAGTATGCGTGAGGCCGAACCGTTGCGGGATGAAGATATGAATGCTGCGCGAGAAGAGCATGCGCCGGAGAGCACTGCCGAGCCGCCTTTTTTCGTGCCAGCCCCGGCGCAGATCGGGGCGAGCGAAACGATGATCTCAAGCCCGGAAGTTGAAGCGGCAAGCGGAATCATTCGTTTGTGGCGGCGGGCTATGAATTGGGTTAAGAGCGCGCTGCAAAAACTGAGTCGGCGCGCCTGAGATGGCAGATAAGGAGGGCCCGCGATTTCAGCATCAATTGCGGGTAAGCGTGAAGAGAATGGAATCCAAAACCTTGCCGCATTTGATCCGGCTCAATCGCTACCTGGCGCAAAGCGGTTTGTGCTCGCGTCGCGAGGCTGATCGCTGGATCGCCGAAGGCCGTGTCAAAGTCAACGGCAAAATCGTGACAGAGCTTGGCGTGCAAGTCGATGGCGCCGTGGATGTCGTGGTCGCAGCCGGCGAAGTGTTGCGGCCGAGCCTGGCATTGACGTACATCATGCTCAATAAGCCGGCGGGATACGTGACGACCGCCAGCGACGAAAAGGGCCGTTTGACGGTTTTTCATTTGGTGAAAACGCCGGTGCGCGTGTTTTCCGTTGGGCGTTTGGATCGCGACAGCGAAGGCCTTTTGCTTTTAACCAATGACGGCGATTTATCCTATCGCCTCACACATCCGCGCTTCAAAGTGAAGAAGACGTATCGCGTGGCCTTGAAAGAGGCGTTGGATGAACGCGCGGCCCGCGCGCTGCAGCGCGGGGTGCGCATCCCGGAGGTGCGGCTCCCGGTTTCCGGTGAGTTGCGCTTTCCGAATGCAGAGGACCGGCGTTTCTGTGAAATGACGATCATGGAAGGCCGCAATCGCCAGGTCCGCAAAATGTTTGCTGCGGTCGGTTTTCCCGTGAAGCGGTTACAGCGGATTCAAATCGGACCGTTGCGCCTGGGTAAACTTGGCGTCGGTGAATGGCGCTATCTCGAACAACGAGAAGTCAAGCTGCTCAATCAAGCAACGAACGGGCGAGATGGAAATTCGCAATAAACGCGTGCTGGTGCTCGGCGGCTGGGGGCTGGTGGGCATGGCCGTTTGCCGGCAATTTTTGACCGAGCAGCCGGATGAATTGATCGTCGCTTCAATGACGGAGCAGGAGGCGCGCGAAGCCGCCAACCAACTGCGCCTGGAGTGCGACGGGCGTTGCCGCCTCACGCCCTCCTGGGGTAACATTTTCGTGCGAGATGCGTTGCAAGGCAAGTCGCGCACGGATATTTTGGAAGAAGGGTCTTTGCGCGCGATGCTGATCGAAGACGTGCTCGGCGATCTCACGGAGGCCATTCTCGAACGCTCGCTGCTTTTTCAAATCATTCAACAGTATCGCCCACAGGTGATTGTTGATTGTGTGAATTCGGCTACTGCCCTTGCCTATCAAGATGTGTTCGCCGGGTATTATCGCATCAGCAGCCATCTGGATGCGGTGAAAGCCGGGCGTACGTACTCGGCGCCTTTTGTCGCTGAAGTTGAAAAATTGCTTTGCACGTTGTACATTCCGCAGTTGATCCGGCACGTGCAGATTCTCTATGAAGCCATGCGCCGGGCGCGCACGGAAGTTTACTGCAAAGTCGGCACGAGTGGCACCGGCGGCATGGGTTTGAATATTCCCTACACGCATTCCGAGGAAAAGCCCTCGCGCGTTTTGTTGAGCAAATCATCGATTGCGGGCGCGCACACCATGCTGCTCTTTCTCATGGCGCGCACGCCGGATGCGCCCATCACGAAGGAAATCAAACCAACGGCGGCAATCGCCTGGAAGCGCATTGCCTACGGCCCGATCATGCGGCACGGCAAGCCGATTCCGCTGTACGATTGTCCGCCGGAAGCAGCGCTCAAGCTGGAAGCAAAGCTGCCGCTGAAAGAAGAGCAGGCGCAACGCAGCGGATGGCAGCCGCTCAACGGTGAAATTCTCAAATCGGTTTTTGTGGATACCGGTGAAAACGGCATTTTTTCCCTGGGCGAATTCACCGCGATCTCCGATTCCGGCCAGATGGAATTTGTGACGCCCGAGGAAATTGCGCGCAATGTGATGTATGAAGTCAAGGGCGGAAACACCGGCCATGACATTATCAACGCGCTGGATAACTCCGTCATGGGGCCGACGTATCGCGCCGGCGTGATGCGCGCCACGGTTTTGCAGCAAATGAAAGAATTGGTGGCCGAACATGGCGCCACCAGCGTTGCCTTTGAATTGCTCGGTCCGCCGCGTCTTTCAAAACTGCTTTGTGAAGCGCATCTGCTCAAGCTGGCTTGCACGACGCTCAAAAGCGTGCGCGACCTGAAGCCCGAAGAACTTGCCGAGCGATTGGAAACCGTGATCACAGAAAACGCCAAATTGCGCGCGGAAATCATTTCGATCGGCATTCCGATTTTGCTGCGTGACGGCCAGCGGTTGCTGCGCGGGCCGGAGATCAAAATTCCGCCGTTTCGCGGCAACAATATTCTTGACGTCACGCCGGCTCATATTGAAAATTGGGCGCACGATGGTTGGGTTGATTTGCGGGCAGCAAATATGCGAGCATGGCAAATGCGCATACAAAAGATTCACGAAGAAATTCAAGCCATCCCGGAAAATGA
This is a stretch of genomic DNA from Cytophagia bacterium CHB2. It encodes these proteins:
- a CDS encoding rRNA pseudouridine synthase is translated as MRLNRYLAQSGLCSRREADRWIAEGRVKVNGKIVTELGVQVDGAVDVVVAAGEVLRPSLALTYIMLNKPAGYVTTASDEKGRLTVFHLVKTPVRVFSVGRLDRDSEGLLLLTNDGDLSYRLTHPRFKVKKTYRVALKEALDERAARALQRGVRIPEVRLPVSGELRFPNAEDRRFCEMTIMEGRNRQVRKMFAAVGFPVKRLQRIQIGPLRLGKLGVGEWRYLEQREVKLLNQATNGRDGNSQ
- a CDS encoding short-chain dehydrogenase; translated protein: MEIRNKRVLVLGGWGLVGMAVCRQFLTEQPDELIVASMTEQEAREAANQLRLECDGRCRLTPSWGNIFVRDALQGKSRTDILEEGSLRAMLIEDVLGDLTEAILERSLLFQIIQQYRPQVIVDCVNSATALAYQDVFAGYYRISSHLDAVKAGRTYSAPFVAEVEKLLCTLYIPQLIRHVQILYEAMRRARTEVYCKVGTSGTGGMGLNIPYTHSEEKPSRVLLSKSSIAGAHTMLLFLMARTPDAPITKEIKPTAAIAWKRIAYGPIMRHGKPIPLYDCPPEAALKLEAKLPLKEEQAQRSGWQPLNGEILKSVFVDTGENGIFSLGEFTAISDSGQMEFVTPEEIARNVMYEVKGGNTGHDIINALDNSVMGPTYRAGVMRATVLQQMKELVAEHGATSVAFELLGPPRLSKLLCEAHLLKLACTTLKSVRDLKPEELAERLETVITENAKLRAEIISIGIPILLRDGQRLLRGPEIKIPPFRGNNILDVTPAHIENWAHDGWVDLRAANMRAWQMRIQKIHEEIQAIPENETSSRFVRNRRYWLEEDLIDIGKLVGWIFSTEEKGARMKE